A genomic region of Aspergillus oryzae RIB40 DNA, chromosome 1 contains the following coding sequences:
- a CDS encoding uncharacterized protein (predicted protein), with product MPYQIYDDPDIEVTPGRHADFISLQPGEQWTRTDSLELPSDIDIGEVFKYEFSDRVIDWWDWGMKEDHLQTTVKLPCWVKDDVVEPRDNEGRPAIVVPASNVVEFTIVALNVILRQPYTGITLIPGRSEYTEKGRCNHEFRRFELAPHFIELESNCSSLLLILSIFSFLPQLRRLHQNGDSTGVSLIYLLCNVISATEQLTISFSYIFIAQSSDFFIHNPPNVGDWLNLLQLAVTWGLSSTLFFFAISYYPACVRRKAFIVGIYIAFLSLSLLAAILCVLADPCGANCGSQRWDYGIFLGSHLIFVNPVVTLLALAALPAQLQELKWHGHAALSLTGLASQAVIFAVLSLSWLFRVRVYYNLSDFFRTWGSFISWYQLVGWAAVDHLVFAVVQGILFLIVLKRKRTVTAEGENEPLLSH from the exons ATGCCATACCAGATTTACGATGATCCAGATATTGAGGTTACTCCTGGTCGACATGCTGACTTTATCAGTCTTCAGCCGGGAGAACAGTGGACTCGAACGGATAGTCTGGAACTTCCTTCTGACATCGACATAGGAGAAGTCTTTAAGTACGAATTCAGCGATCGAGTCATTGACTGGTGGGACTGGGGTATGAAGGAAGATCATTTGCAGACTACAGTGAAACTACCATGCTGGGTCAAGGATGATGTCGTTGAACCTAGGGATAATGAGGGGCGACCAGCTATCGTGGTACCAGCGAGCAATGTTGTAGAGTTCACTATAGT GGCATTAAATGTGATCCTGAGACA GCCCTATACTGGCATCACACTAATCCCAGGGAGAAGTG AATATACCGAGAAGGGACGCTGTAACCATGAGTTCCGCCGTTTCGAACTGGCTCCGCAT TTTATCGAACTAGAATCTAATTGTTCCAGCCTGCTactcatcctttccatcttctccttcctgccACAACTACGTCGCCTCCATCAAAATGGGGACTCGACTGGTGTTTCCCTCATCTACTTGCTTTGCAATGTGATAAGCGCAACCGAACAGCTtaccatctccttctcttaTATTTTCATAGCACAGAGCTCTGACTTTTTCATACACAACCCGCCTAATGTGGGGGATTGGCTGAATTTGCTCCAGTTGGCCGTAACCTGGGGTTTATCGTCTACACT GTTCTTCTTCGCTATATCCTACTACCCAGCTTGTGTCCGCCGCAAAGCCTTCATCGTAGGAATATACATCGCATTCctatctctttctctccttgcCGCCATTCTTTGTGTCCTAGCAGACCCCTGCGGAGCGAACTGTGGAAGCCAACGCTGGGATTATGGAATATTTCTAGGTTCACACTTGATCTTCGTCAATCCCGTCGTGACTCTACTCGCTCTCGCAGCATTACCAGCCCAACTTCAAGAACTTAAGTGGCACGGACATGCAGCGTTAAGCCTTACCGGATTAGCGAGCCAAGCCGTGATATTCGCGGTGCTGAGTTTGAGCTGGCTTTTTCGTGTGCGGGTTTATTATAATCTGTCGGATTTCTTTAGGACATGGGGCTCTTTCATTAGCTGGTACCAGCTTGTTGGCTGGGCGGCCGTTGATCATTTGGTTTTTGCGGTGGTGCAGGGAATCTTATTCTTGATTGTGttaaaaaggaagaggacggtgacagcagaaggagagaatgaacCCTTATTGAGTCATTAA
- a CDS encoding M20 family metallopeptidase (metal-dependent amidase/aminoacylase/carboxypeptidase), protein MTAITKQVVQKAIDEYIAGLQPSLRELNLKIHGNPELAYKEYQAHDVLCEFLESQGIPTDRHAYGLKTAFESRVGDPAGRCVNFNAEYDALPGIGHACGHNLIATASVTAFLALAFAIQRFNLPGQAQLLGTPAEEEGGGKIDLIRAGAYEKADVSLMMHPISDEELTTHNILGIAGQASISCYDITAVYHGHSAHAAVSPWEGINALDAVVAAYNNISMLRQQLRPDERVHGAILQAPSITNAIPELTRTRYTIRSRTMERTRQLGTRVRQCLEAGALATGCKIELEEDQIYGDLVVNPPLCKGFAECMEDQGVTVLATHEDLMAGSTDQGNVSQIMPALHAVVGIPVSNGAKNHTRDFTAAAAGDKAHRRTVLAGKAMAMTGWRILVDEEFYQDVKGAFSVTKGVSL, encoded by the exons atgacGGCGATAACTAAGCAAGTAGTCCAGAAGGCGATCGATGAATATATCGCGGGGTTGCAGCCTTCTTTGCGGGAGTTGAATCTTAAG ATCCACGGAAACCCAGAGTTGGCCTACAAAGAGTATCAAGCCCATGATGTTCTATGCGAATTCCTTGAATCTCAAGGTATCCCAACTGATCGCCATGCGTACGGCTTGAAGACGGCATTTGAATCGCGCGTCGGTGATCCTGCCGGGCGCTGTGTCAATTTCAACGCCGAATATGACGCTTTACCTGGAATCGGCCATGCCTGTGGCCACAACCTCATTGCGACCGCTAGTGTCACCGCATTCTTAGCCCTGGCTTTTGCGATTCAAAGGTTTAATCTTCCAGGACAAGCACAGTTACTGGGGACAcccgccgaagaagaaggtggaggTAAAATCGACCTCATTCGGGCGGGAGCTTACGAAAAGGCCGATGTATCTCTGATGAT GCACCCTATCTCGGACGAAGAGCTTACCACACACAATATATTAGGTATTGCAGGTCAAGCATCAATCTCTTGTTATGACATCACCGCTGTGTATCACGGCCATAGTGCCCATGCTGCGGTCAGTCCCTGGGAAGGTATCAACGCCCTCGATGCCGTGGTAGCCGCCTACAACAACATCTCAATGTTACGACAGCAGCTCCGCCCCGACGAAAGAGTACACGGGGCCATTCTCCAAGCACCTAGCATCACCAATGCGATTCCCGAACTCACCCGCACAAGATACACCATTCGCAGCCGTACAATGGAGAGAACACGACAGCTCGGTACTCGAGTACGCCAGTGTCTGGAAGCGGGAGCCCTAGCCACCGGATGCAAAATTGAACTCGAGGAAGATCAAATATATGGTGATCTTGTTGTGAACCCACCGCTCTGTAAGGGTTTCGCGGAGTGCATGGAAGATCAGGGAGTAACGGTTCTAGCGACTCATGAGGACTTGATGGCTGGGTCTACCGATCAAGGGAATGTGTCGCAAATTATGCCGGCTCTGCACGCTGTTGTCGGCATTCCGGTTAGTAATGGTGCTAAGAATCATACACGAGATTttactgctgctgctgcgggtGATAAGGCACATCGGAGGACTGTTCTGGCTGGGAAGGCAATGGCTATGACTGGGTGGAGGATTCTGGTCGATGAGGAGTTTTATCAGGATGTGAAGGGGGCGTTCTCGGTGACGAAGGGGGTTTCACTCTAA
- a CDS encoding uncharacterized protein (predicted protein): MFTVLEELYLTWEYQDLAPSNALDEEEHFFDRIADCCEFAPLKKCTLQNIRTSETALLLFLHKVRLTSLWMKVVFITNGQFESIFHYLSTSMPNLEYSHLYQLFHELGTVYFNAPIERRFPETRDARTGEPMQGDWLETINR; encoded by the coding sequence ATGTTCACTGTGTTGGAAGAGCTTTACTTGACTTGGGAATATCAAGATCTCGCCCCCAGCAATGctctggatgaagaagagcattTCTTCGATCGAATTGCAGATTGTTGTGAATTCGCACCTCTCAAGAAGTGTACTCTCCAAAATATTCGTACTTCTGAGACGGCCTTGCTTTTATTCCTCCACAAGGTTCGATTGACCAGTCTCTGGATGAAGGTGGTGTTTATAACCAATGGTCAATTTGAGTCCATTTTCCATTACCTATCTACTTCAATGCCGAATTTGGAGTACTCGCATCTCTATCAGTTGTTCCATGAACTAGGCACGGTCTATTTCAACGCACCTATCGAACGCCGATTTCCGGAAACAAGAGACGCAAGAACAGGTGAGCCGATGCAAGGAGACTGGTTGGAAACCATAAATCGTTAA
- a CDS encoding uncharacterized protein (predicted protein) produces the protein MLLGALHMSIAHPEDPRCHCVEKGKTDADSGPYLRLAEQSQQSDTPVVSLELKAPETLFLESPLALEVILRRNDTDPRSCIFYWPPNIAARFVLLRHTSHGLERVEVAERRSEAPDVLYVGDWRQYLFELQPHESSRYLELLHSYRRVLRPGERYELLWPGAKTCIWDWGDIQDHLDMELRRRESCISIVGGSNISFTVEEGERTFPSPEPSPPSEPLSRVYVCTLSTQVLLPFFFGC, from the exons ATGCTACTGGGCGCGCTA CATATGTCCATTGCTCATCCGGAGGATCCCAGATGCCAT TGCGttgagaaagggaaaacgGATGCCGATTCTGGGCCTTATCTGCGACTAGCAGAACAGAGTCAACA GTCTGATACACCGGTGGTTTCGCTAGAGCTGAAGGCCCCTGAAACGCTGTTCTTAGAGTCACCTTTGGCCCTTGAAGTGATCCTACGCCGAAATGATACCGACCCTCGCTCATGTATCTTCTATTGGCCTCCTAATATCGCTGCTCGGTTTGTTCTACTCCGCCACACCTCCCATGGCCTGGAAAGGGTTGAGGTAGCCGAGAGGAGGTCAGAAGCACCTGATGTACTTTATGTGGGTGACTGGCGTCAGTATCTGTTTGAACTTCAGCCTCATGAGAGTTCTCGTTATCTAGAGTTACTACATTCATATCGCCGTGTGCTCAGACCGGGTGAGAGATACGAGCTCCTCTGGCCTGGGGCCAAGACATGTATCTGGGATTGGGGAGATATTCAAGATCACTTGGATATGGAATTGAGAAGGCGAGAGTCGTGTATTTCTATTGTGGGCGGCTCTAATATCTCGTTTACTGTTGAGGAAGGGGAGCGAACCTTCCCATCTCCCGAGCCTTCGCCGCCCAGTGAGCCGTTGTCCAGAGTGTATGTTTGCACCCTCTCCACCCAAGTCCTcttacctttcttttttggatgCTGA
- a CDS encoding uncharacterized protein (amidases), with the protein MTIPDWQQKAAAKQAEAAAKIPKEWRVSASILENLDNEQEVLTIPQRCGILSPKELEITETVDATTLRDKLAARELTAVEVTTAFCKRAAIAQQVTSCLTETMFPQALARAKELDEYLQTTGKPMGPLHGVPISLKETFNVQGVHSSLGLVSFLDRPEASHNSALVEILLAAGAVLYVKTNVPQTMMTADSENNVFGRVLNPHRRNITAGGSSGGEGALIALRGSLLGIGTDIAGSIRIPALCCGTFGFKPSVGRVPYAGQASAARPGMAGIAPVAGPLCYSARDAELLLRVVMEAPVDDLDDNVLGFPWIEPAPLAAPTLTIGVLPEDPQVPLHPNMQRTLKTAVERLAAAGHRIVDLSGQIQCIKEASEISFRFFRIDPDQTQVKYVSSSGEPFIKSLRYTYNLKGDDPEPTLRDLFDLNVERAKVAAIMRRLYVENKLDVIIGPGNQSCAGPHDTYGIPVYTVLANLVDYPACVIPFGKANEVADAEYVRDVAYIPPYCPKEVENAPCHVQLIGRRLKDERLMQHAKIVESVLASKST; encoded by the exons ATGACCATCCCCGATTGGCAACAGAAAGCTGCGGCTAAGCAAGCCGAAGCTGCTGCGAAAATTCCCAAAGAATGGCGAGTATCAGCAAGTATCCTAGAGAACCTCGACAATGAGCAAGAAGTCTTGACCATCCCTCAACGGTGCGGTATCCTCTCTCCTAAAGAGCTGGAGATCACAGAAACCGTTGATGCTACTACTCTCCGAGACAAGCTTGCTGCCCGAGAGCTCACGGCAGTCGAGGTCACGACTGCATTTTGCAAGCGCGCCGCCATAGCGCAACAAGTTACTTCCTGCTTGACGGAGACCATGTTTCCACAAGCACTGGCACGGGCTAAAGAGCTGGACGAGTACCTTCAGACAACTGGGAAACCGATGGGTCCACTGCACGGCGTGCCAATCAGTCTGAAAGAAACATTCAATGTCCAAGGCGTGCACTCCTCCCTCGGTCTGGTCTCGTTCCTTGACCGACCCGAGGCCTCCCACAACTCCGCATTGGTGGAGATACTCCTAGCAGCGGGCGCTGTACTATACGTCAAGACCAACGTACCCcagacgatgatgacagcCGATTCCGAGAACAATGTATTCGGCCGTGTTCTGAACCCACACCGCCGCAACATAACTGCAGGCGGGAGCAGTGGCGGAGAGGGAGCGCTCATAGCCTTGCGTGGATCTCTCCTAGGTATTGGGACCGATATCGCCGGCTCCATCCGCATTCCGGCGTTGTGCTGTGGTACGTTTGGCTTCAAGCCTAGTGTCGGTCGCGTGCCGTACGCGGGCCAGGCGAGTGCGGCCCGTCCGGGCATGGCGGGCATCGCGCCAGTGGCGGGGCCATTGTGTTATTCCGCTCGTGACGCAGAGCTTCTCCTGCGCGTGGTTATGGAGGCGCCTGTTGATGACCTCGACGACAATGTTCTTGGCTTCCCCTGGATAGAACCGGCTCCCCTAGCTGCCCCGACCCTCACTATCGGAGTTCTTCCTGAGGACCCACAGGTTCCCTTGCATCCGAATATGCAGCGCACCTTGAAAACAGCAGTTGAAAGGCTCGCAGCGGCTGGCCATCGTATCGTGGACCTCTCGGGTCAGATCCAATGTATCAAAGAAGCGTCTGAGATATCGTTCCGATTCTTCCGCATTGATCCGGACCAAACACAGGTAAAGTACGTCTCGAGCAGTGGAGAACCGTTCATCAAGTCCCTGCGTTACACGTACAATCTGAAGGGTGACGACCCAGAACCAACATTGCGTGATCTGTTCGATCTGAATGTGGAACGGGCTAAAGTGGCGGCGATTATGCGCCGTTTATACGTCGAGAATAAACTCGACGTGATCATTGGGCCTGGAAACCAGAGCTGTGCTGGGCCCCATGATACCTATGGAATTCCGGTGTACACAGTCCTGGCAAACTTAGTTGAT TATCCAGCCTGTGTGATTCCTTTCGGAAAAGCTAACGAAGTTGCTGATGCGGAATACGTGCGAGATGTTGCGTATATCCCTCCAT ACTGCCCGAAAGAGGTCGAGAACGCCCCCTGCCACGTGCAGCTCATTGGTCGGCGACTGAAGGATGAAAGGTTGATGCAGCATGCCAAGATCGTCGAGAGCGTGCTTGCAAGCAAATCGACATGA